A genome region from Ursus arctos isolate Adak ecotype North America unplaced genomic scaffold, UrsArc2.0 scaffold_18, whole genome shotgun sequence includes the following:
- the STOM gene encoding stomatin isoform X1 has protein sequence MAEKRQTGDAEARRLPDSFRDGPSTGLGPCGWILVAVSFLFTVITFPISIWMCIKIIKEYERAIIFRLGRILQGGAKGPGLFFILPCTDSFIKVDMRTISFDIPPQEILTKDSVTISVDGVVYYRVQNATLAVANITNADSATRLLAQTTLRNVLGTKNLSQILSDREEIAHNMQCTLDDATDDWGIKVERVEIKDVKLPVQLQRAMAAEAEASREARAKVALLSLLFSLLFSSLLFSSLLFSSLLFSSPFLSSSLLSSPFLSFLFSLISSFFLHFFLSFCSFFSY, from the exons ATGGCCCCAGTACAGGCCTTGGACCTTGTGGCTGGATTTTGGTGGCTGTCTCGTTCTTGTTCACGGTTATAACTTTCCCAATATCGATATGGATGTGCATAAAG ATcataaaagaatatgaaagagCCATCATCTTTAGATTGGGTCGCATTTTACAAGGAGGAGCCAAAGGACCTG gtttgttttttattctgcCCTGCACTGACAGCTTCATCAAGGTGGACATGAGAACCATTTCATTTGACATTCCTCCTCAGGAG ATCCTCACCAAGGATTCGGTGACAATCAGTGTGGATGGCGTGGTCTATTACCGCGTCCAGAATGCCACCCTGGCCGTGGCGAATATCACCAACGCCGACTCGGCAACCCGTCTTTTGGCACAAACAACTCTGAGGAACGTCCTGGGCACCAAGAACCTTTCCCAGATCCTCTCCGACAGAGAAGAAATTGCACACAACATGCAG TGTACCCTGGATGACGCCACTGATGACTGGGGAATAAAGGTGGAGCGCGTGGAAATTAAGGACGTGAAGCTTCCCGTGCAGCTCCAGAGAGCGATGGCTGCAGAGGCAGAAGCTTCCCGGGAGGCCCGCGCCAAGGTAGCtttgctttctttgcttttttctcttctcttctcttctcttctcttctcttctcttctcttctcttctcttctcttctcttctcctttcctttcttcttctcttctctcttctcctttcctttcctttcttttctctttaatctcttctttctttcttcatttcttcctttctttctgtagttttttttcctattga
- the STOM gene encoding stomatin isoform X2: MAEKRQTGDAEARRLPDSFRDGPSTGLGPCGWILVAVSFLFTVITFPISIWMCIKIIKEYERAIIFRLGRILQGGAKGPGLFFILPCTDSFIKVDMRTISFDIPPQEILTKDSVTISVDGVVYYRVQNATLAVANITNADSATRLLAQTTLRNVLGTKNLSQILSDREEIAHNMQCTLDDATDDWGIKVERVEIKDVKLPVQLQRAMAAEAEASREARAKVIAAEGEMNASRALKEASMVITESPAALQLRYLQTLTTIAAEKNSTIVFPLPIDMLQGIVGAKH, encoded by the exons ATGGCCCCAGTACAGGCCTTGGACCTTGTGGCTGGATTTTGGTGGCTGTCTCGTTCTTGTTCACGGTTATAACTTTCCCAATATCGATATGGATGTGCATAAAG ATcataaaagaatatgaaagagCCATCATCTTTAGATTGGGTCGCATTTTACAAGGAGGAGCCAAAGGACCTG gtttgttttttattctgcCCTGCACTGACAGCTTCATCAAGGTGGACATGAGAACCATTTCATTTGACATTCCTCCTCAGGAG ATCCTCACCAAGGATTCGGTGACAATCAGTGTGGATGGCGTGGTCTATTACCGCGTCCAGAATGCCACCCTGGCCGTGGCGAATATCACCAACGCCGACTCGGCAACCCGTCTTTTGGCACAAACAACTCTGAGGAACGTCCTGGGCACCAAGAACCTTTCCCAGATCCTCTCCGACAGAGAAGAAATTGCACACAACATGCAG TGTACCCTGGATGACGCCACTGATGACTGGGGAATAAAGGTGGAGCGCGTGGAAATTAAGGACGTGAAGCTTCCCGTGCAGCTCCAGAGAGCGATGGCTGCAGAGGCAGAAGCTTCCCGGGAGGCCCGCGCCAAG GTCATTGCAGCCGAGGGAGAAATGAACGCATCCAGGGCCCTGAAAGAGGCCTCCATGGTCATCACCGAGTCTCCTGCAGCCCTTCAGCTGCGGTACCTTCAGACGCTGACCACCATCGCTGCCGAGAAGAACTCCACGATCGTCTTCCCCCTGCCCATAGACATGTTGCAAGGCATTGTGGGGGCAAAACATTGA
- the GSN gene encoding gelsolin isoform X4, which translates to MVVEHPEFLKAGKEPGLQIWRVEKFDLVPVPPNLYGDFFTGDAYVILKTVQLRNGNLQYDLHYWLGNECSQDESGAAAIFTVQLDDYLNGRAVQHREVQGFESATFLGYFKSGLKYKKGGVASGFKHVVPNEVVVQRLFQVKGRRVVRATEVPVSWESFNNGDCFILDLGNDIYQWCGSNSNRFERLKATQVSKGIRDNERSGRARVHVSEEGAEPEAMLQVLGAKPALPAGMEDTAKEDAANRKLAKLYKVSNGAGTMSVSLVADENPFAQGALRSEDCFILDHGRDGKIFVWKGKQANTEERKAALKTASDFISKMDYPRQTQVSVLPEGGETPLFKQFFKNWRDPDQTDGPGLTYLSSHIANVERVPFDAATLHTSTAMAAQHSMDDDGTGQKQIWRIEGSNKVPVDPSTYGQFYGGDSYIILYNYRHGSRQGQIIYNWQGAQSTQDEVAASAILTAQLDEELGGSPVQSRVVQGKEPAHLMSLFGGKPMIVYKGGTSREGGQTAPASTRLFQVRASSSGATRAVEIIPKAGALNSNDAFVLKTPSAAYLWVGAGASKAEKTGAQELLRVLQAQPVQVAEGSEPDSFWEALGGKAAYRTSPRLKDKKMDAHPPRLFACSNKIGRFVIEEVPGELMQEDLATDDVMLLDTWDQVFVWVGKDSQEEEKTEALSSAKRYIETDPANRDRRTPITVVKQGFEPPSFVGWFLGWDDNYWSVDPLDRAMAELAA; encoded by the exons GCAATGAGTGCAGCCAGGACGAGAGCGGGGCAGCGGCCATCTTCACCGTGCAGCTGGATGACTACCTGAACGGACGGGCCGTGCAGCACCGTGAGGTCCAGGGCTTCGAGTCGGCCACCTTCCTGGGCTACTTCAAGTCTGGCCTCAAGTACAAG AAAGGAGGCGTGGCATCAGGATTCAAGCACGTGGTACCCAATGAAGTGGTGGTGCAGAGACTCTTCCAGGTCAAAGGGCGGCGTGTGGTCCGTGCCACTGAGGTGCCCGTGTCCTGGGAGAGCTTCAACAATGGTGACTGCTTCATCTTGGACCTGGGCAAT GACATCTACCAGTGGTGTGGCTCCAACAGCAACCGATTTGAGAGGCTGAAGGCCACACAGGTGTCCAAGGGCATCCGCGACAACGAGCGGAGCGGCCGGGCCCGAGTGCATGTGTCGGAGGAGGGTGCTGAGCCTGAGGCGATGCTCCAG GTGCTGGGCGCTAAGCCGGCTCTGCCTGCAGGCATGGAGGACACAGCCAAGGAGGACGCGGCCAACCGCAAGCTGGCCAAGCTCTACAAG GTCTCCAATGGCGCGGGCACCATGTCAGTCTCCCTCGTTGCTGATGAGAACCCCTTCGCCCAGGGGGCCTTGAGGTCCGAGGACTGCTTCATCCTGGACCATGGCAGAGATGGGAAAATCTTTGTCTGGAAAG GCAAGCAGGCCAACACAGAGGAGAGGAAGGCTGCCCTCAAAACGGCCTCCGACTTCATCTCCAAGATGGACTACCCCAGGCAGACCCAG GTCTCCGTCCTTCCTGAGGGTGGCGAGACCCCGCTGTTCAAGCAATTCTTCAAGAACTGGAGGGACCCAGACCAGACAGACGGCCCAGGCTTGACCTACCTCTCCAGCCACATCGCCAATGTAGAGCGCGTGCCCTTCGATGCTGCCACCCTGCACACGTCCACTGCCATGGCGGCCCAGCACAGCATGGATGACGATGGCACAGGCCAGAAGCAG ATCTGGAGAATCGAAGGCTCCAACAAAGTGCCCGTGGACCCCTCTACGTACGGGCAGTTCTACGGCGGGGACAGTTACATCATTCTGTACAACTACCGTCACGGCAGCCGTCAGGGACAGATCATCTACAACTG GCAGGGTGCCCAGTCTACGCAGGATGAGGTCGCTGCATCTGCCATCCTGACCGCCCAGCTGGATGAGGAGCTCGGAGGGTCCCCTGTCCAG AGCCGTGTGGTCCAAGGCAAGGAGCCCGCGCACCTCATGAGCCTGTTCGGCGGGAAACCGATGATCGTCTACAAGGGTGGCACTTCCCGTGAGGGCGGGCAGACGGCCCCTGCCAGTACCCGCCTCTTCCAGGTCCGGGCCAGCAGCTCGGGAGCCACCAGAGCCGTTGAG ATAATTCCTAAGGCTGGTGCGCTGAACTCCAATGATGCCTTTGTCCTGAAAACTCCCTCGGCTGCCTACCTGTGGGTGGGCGCAGGGGCCAGCAAGGCAGAGAAGACGGGTGCCCAGGAGCTGCTCAGGGTACTGCAGGCCCAACCTGTGCAGGTGGCAGAAGGCAGCGAGCCAG ACAGCTTCTGGGAGGCCCTGGGCGGGAAGGCCGCCTACCGCACGTCCCCGCGGCTGAAGGACAAGAAGATGGACGCCCACCCTCCTCGCCTCTTTGCCTGCTCCAACAAGATCGGACGTTTTGTG ATCGAAGAGGTTCCTGGCGAGCTCATGCAGGAAGACCTGGCCACAGATGATGTCATGCTCCTGGACACCTGGGACCAG GTCTTTGTCTGGGTTGGAAAGGATTCtcaagaagaggagaagacagaagCGTTGAGCTCTG CTAAGCGTTACATCGAGACGGACCCAGCTAATCGCGACAGGCGGACCCCCATCACCGTCGTGAAGCAAGGCTTTGAGCCTCCCTCCTTCGTGGGCTGGTTCCTTGGCTGGGATGACAATTACTGGTCTGTGGACCCCTTGGACAGGGCCATGGCTGAACTGGCGGCCTGA